In a genomic window of Trachemys scripta elegans isolate TJP31775 chromosome 12, CAS_Tse_1.0, whole genome shotgun sequence:
- the LOC117886337 gene encoding uncharacterized protein LOC117886337, giving the protein MAQSDRSTVDWTPINASLVPHKDAPGTDIFVNQGGVFIVRSDLGCYLRTEDLKTRTGTEIRRLHPACQGGDHYLRDSENPPNIYIIKGDSYRVVKDLSTDAMATVHQLHPNCRGGDHYMHCASGFHIIYLERGVMRCVLDMSTDAQGHDTPLKPDRCKGLYYFGFNYVQGLIEVDEKWGAQYYLFLDIVSAKYVFSIHPDVLNFFPGGLTSTGASTGGWECIKTLHNDSDSSITWSDKVTCKVGYAKQQMSSIEHNWSISAEVSVGAGELTKLITQFQFSLKTQYGGRSVCTEQEDWNEAREEEESIQVTLEPKTNLYIWQYHLSIGHKPVLFCRDVQFTKENKPPEYIPLPPIP; this is encoded by the exons ATGGCCCAGTCAGATAGATCAACAGTG GACTGGACTCCTATCAATGCATCATTGGTGCCTCACAAAGACGCCCCAGGCACCGACATCTTTGTTAATCAAGGGGGAGTCTTCATTGTCCGCTCCGACCTGGGCTGCTACCTGCGGACAGAGGATCTAAAGACGAGGACTGGCACTGAGATCCGGAGACTGCACCCCGCATGCCAGGGGGGGGATCACTACCTGCGTGACAGTGAGAACCCCCCGAACATCTACATCATCAAGGGTGACTCCTACCGGGTGGTGAAGGACTTGAGCACAGATGCCATGGCCACAGTCCACCAGCTGCATCCCAACTGCCGTGGTGGGGACCACTACATGCACTGTGCTTCCGGGTTCCACATCATCTACCTAGAGCGGGGTGTTATGCGCTGTGTCCTTGACATGAGCACTGATGCACAAGGGCATGACACTCCCCTGAAGCCTGATCGCTGCAAGGGGCTCTACTACTTTGGGTTCAATTACGTCCAAGGCCTGATCGAGGTGGATGAGAAATGGGGTGCTCAGTACTACTTGTTCCTTGACATTGTCTCAGCAAAATATGTCTTCTCCATCCACCCCGACGTGCTGAACTTCTTCCCCGGGGGGCTGACCTCAACTGGCGCCTCAACTGGCGGCTGGGAGTGCATCAAGACCCTGCACAATGACTCAGATTCCTCCATCACCTGGTCCGACAAGGTCACCTGCAAGGTGGGCTATGCCAAGCAGCAGATGTCCAGTATTGAGCACAACTGGAGCATCTCTGCTGAGGTATCCGTCGGGGCTGGAGAGCTCACCAAGCTCATCACCCAGTTCCAGTTCTCCCTCAAGACCCAGTACGGTGGCAGAAGCGTCTGCACAGAGCAAGAGGACTGGAACGAAGCCCGTGAAGAAGAGGAGTCAATCCAGGTGACCCTGGAGCCCAAAACAAACCTGTACATCTGGCAGTACCACCTCAGCATAGGCCACAAGCCTGTCTTGTTCTGCAGGGACGTCCAGTTcaccaaagaaaacaaaccacCCGAATACATCCCGCTGCCTCCAATCCCCTAA